TTAATTAAGgaagtattcatctatttttaaggatTACCTGATTTTCGTTCGTGACTcgtttattgcataccggcaccctcgAATGTCGTCTGTTGTTTCTCAAAATTTGCATAGCtactttatcttacccgaggaaccgTCCGTATGATTTACAGACATTTTTGTTCCTGGACTCGggaatcccgaaaatcgtgtataCTTACATTTGAGCCGTTTTGGAGGTCGTACCggctcattttttttttctcccagttttcCACAACGTGTCTGAGTCGCTTCATGAGAAATCGACGTTGTTGGTAGATAATGACATGGATTATTAAAGCTTTATTAATTAAATCACTTATAAATCATTTCAGATTGTTCATTCGTCTTTTCTGCATTCATATCAATTGCCCCTTCATATTTTTAACGGAAATTTCCTACGttaccctcgaactttggcagattacacataataccccttattttaagtttttacatatggtacccctgtgtttacctctttcattcccagaataccatttgacaaacTTCCGTCAAAACGTCGTTACTCATATGACTTATGACCTTTTTTTTTGTTATAAAATACACACGCACTGCATCATCtaatacctaaatccttattttatctaattaactaaaatttaatacctaaataataaaacacaaaTAATATAACATACTCAATTACTCATCTAATTATTCATATGAGTAACGACAttatgacggaagtttgtcaaaAAGGTATTctgagaaagaaaaaggtaaatacaggggtaccatatgtagaaacttaaaatgaggggtaccatgtgtaatttGCCAAAAATTGAaggtaccatgagaaatttcatATGTCCATCTCTCTTAATTCCCCATCATTCATTGTAGGTAATTTCGTAGATCTTATCTTAGAAAAGTTTATAGTGGATTGCAATGTGTTTGATTGTGAATTTCTTTTTGTGATCAAACCTATAAAAATATCATCTTTATGATATTATGATTCATGAAATTGAaacaaattattataaaattacCTTTAACTTCATAAATTAGAAATTTCTTTCGTAAAATAAAGCTCATTAATTTGGTAATTTCTCACGATAGAGGGCGGACGCCGACTTTTATAGTGCAACTAGAAAAAAAAATGGAGTATTGGGTGTGGGGGAGATTACATAAAGGGGCTAATTAAGAACCTAATATCGGGGAAAATAAAGAAGATAGAAAAGGAAGGAAGAAGCGGCAAAATTGAAGATGATGTGGTGAAATGATTAGGTAAAATGTGGGAAAATAAAGGAGATAAGAAAAGGAATAAAAAGAAACAAAAATGAGGAAGATGAAGCAAGGAGATAGTAAAGAAGCAAAAAAATAATGTCAATATAAAAGAGCTAAATAACCAAATCATCATCCACATCAGCCTATTAACGGAGAATTTAACGTCTAACTCAACTTAGGTTATAGACATACTGTTTAGAATCATATTTTAACTTCAGGGATATAAGAGATAGATTGGAGAAAAGGAGGGATAGGAATTGAAAAAACACAAGGTTACCCAAGAGAAAAACCCAATGGTAAAAATGGAGTACTCAATATCTAGGGCTGAACAACTTTAGGTCTAGATCGAAAAAATGGACCGGGCCGGACCATTTGGTCTGCACTGAAACCGGACCTAATTTTTTAGTTCCGGTCCTCGGTCCACATTTTTTTAGGTTTCAATCTTCGGTTTGTTCGGTTCAAGACCGGTTATTTTAAGTCCGGACCGAAAAAACCGAATTCGATGTTTGTGAGGTTAATCTTTATAATTTTTGAAATAGTTTACTAATTTACCTTCAAAAGACGTTACAAACTCAATATTAACGATTATTTAAATCAAATGATAATTTGATTATTTGTTATGTTTGATTTGGCGAACGAAATTTAACTAATGCATAATTATTAGTGAATAATCAAAGTTTTCGGTCCAATTAGGTCTAAGACCGGATCATACCGATATTtcgggtttggtccggtccaagaccgaaacTTTAGGTCCACAAATTTCACGATTTCGGGCTtcggtttggtccggtccggttcgGTCTTGGACCGATGCTCACGACAATATCTCTACCCTTGATAGTTTCTAATAAAAGGACAGAGCATACGTTGTTAAGCAATAAAAGCGTCTGTAGCTCAGTGGATAGAGCGTCTGTTTCCTAAGCAGAAGGTCGTAGGTTCGACCCCTACCTGACgcgttttatttttattttttatttttaaatttctGCGTACCCCTCTATACTCACCAGAgcatacatatacatacatacatacatacataaatAACAGAATCCACCAATAATAGCTACACACCAGGTAAACTTCTGATTCGGGTTAGGCTAGTTCACGTCACGTTGAATTTGATTACATTCGCATTTGTCTAGGGACTAGGGTCACATTTCCGATTATATTGTGGTGACCATTCAACTAAAATAAGATCGAGTTGGTCATGTTCGGCTCAAATGCAAACTAATAAAGATGGCGGAAATCAAATAAGAAGATTATGTTTGTTTGATACACAGGTGAAATTACAAGTTCAACTGAAATTCAGAGAACAATTAGCGAGTAAACCGTCCAAATTGTGTATTCTACGGGGTGTTAAGCAGTATCAGTCGCATTATCGACTGTTTTATAGAAAGTAAAACAAGGGACAAGAGGGATCAAGGCAGTGTAGGCTTAGGGAAGATATCAGGAGTAAACTTTATGGCTGCAGTTATACTCCCCTGCATCTTGATTTTACCTCGGAGAAAGGCGAGTTGAGGGTTCATTTTGCCGATTACAATCTTTAGATAATCTTCATCTACAAAGGAAAATGTAGCATCTGGTTTTCCTCCTTCATAAGCTCCTGAGATTACTGTAAGAAAAAACACACACCCAACAATTTAGTTTTCGACAATCATGTACGAGAGACAAACTTGTCTATAAATCTGAATTTGAGGATTTATGACGGATTCTTTCATTCTTAGGCCCTGTTTTTTTAGACTTAATTTCAGCTTATTTCAGTTAGTTCAGCTCATCATTtctgttcagttcagttcagctccattaagtttagTTCAGCTTTTTTCAGCCGAAAAGAACAGGGTATAAATGGTTAAATGCACTGGATACGGCCTTGAAATGCAATCGTGGTAAGTTGGTAGGTAACCTTATAACTAGTGGCGAAGCTAACATTCCAATATAGGAGGCTAAAACTTTGAGGTGACAATTGAGTTAGCCGAGTCGGGTCGGGCCGAGTCAAGTCATATCGGGTGAGCCTACCCTTTCGAGTTGCGCCGAGTTGGGTTTGGGTCGGGTTTCGACCGAGTCATAATTATCGGGTCTAGTTACTTGATGACATTACTTCATTTTTTTTTaaccattaaacatcaaatactaaaaatcacatgtatcatttccctccattgtgccctctctgtCACCATTCCCTCGTCAAGCCCGAGAAATCTCATACCGTGCATGCTCTATACCTCTTAGCCATGTCTGTTTTGGTCTCCCTCTACCCCAAGCAACCTTTTTCTGTTCCCAGGTCTCCAGCCTTTTAACTGGTGCGTGCATAGGTCTCCTGCTCACATAGCCAAACCATGTTAATCGATTTTCTATCaacttgtcctctattggcgccactacTTTCACCTTTTctctaatcacctcattccttaaccggtctttccttgtatggccgcacatccacctca
This sequence is a window from Silene latifolia isolate original U9 population chromosome 8, ASM4854445v1, whole genome shotgun sequence. Protein-coding genes within it:
- the LOC141593991 gene encoding sterol carrier protein 2-like isoform X1, coding for MGDLNQQLKSGFLFDQMKDYLASDAGKESAKKVGFVYQFNIAPKKLGLDEVIYIVDLIKCEVIKVISGAYEGGKPDATFSFVDEDYLKIVIGKMNPQLAFLRGKIKMQGSITAAIKFTPDIFPKPTLP